The Achromobacter deleyi genome has a window encoding:
- a CDS encoding Sir2 family NAD-dependent protein deacetylase, whose product MKPRKLHLPDSLLHSVRAARNIVVLTGSGLNPGSRLPVSRDGLRGLWAHFDAEALASEDGFLRDPALVWAWHEERRRRMLLAAPNAAHRAIATLASRVPDTFVVTQNGDTLHERAGSPRILHMQGRLDQPWCSACGVPHTLATAPVKASRRDPLPPPPSCRICGGLVRPGRLWHGEPPMPDVWRIAKGLVANADLLMAVGTSCLTPAAAELCYEAMANGAELVQINPNPTALDRVASHNVKGAAAKVLPMLLTRAWPGE is encoded by the coding sequence ATGAAGCCGCGCAAACTGCATTTGCCCGACTCGCTGCTGCACTCGGTGCGCGCCGCCCGCAATATCGTCGTGCTGACGGGATCGGGCCTGAATCCGGGCAGCCGGCTGCCCGTGAGCCGCGATGGCTTGCGCGGCCTGTGGGCCCATTTCGACGCAGAGGCGCTTGCCTCCGAAGACGGATTCCTGCGGGATCCCGCGCTGGTATGGGCCTGGCACGAGGAACGGCGGCGCCGGATGCTGCTGGCGGCGCCCAATGCTGCGCACCGCGCCATCGCGACGCTTGCCTCCCGGGTGCCCGACACGTTCGTGGTGACGCAGAATGGCGATACGCTGCACGAGCGCGCGGGCAGTCCGCGCATCCTGCATATGCAGGGCAGACTGGACCAGCCATGGTGTTCCGCCTGCGGGGTGCCTCACACGCTGGCCACCGCTCCCGTCAAGGCTTCGAGGCGGGATCCGCTGCCGCCGCCCCCCTCATGCCGCATCTGCGGCGGCCTGGTGCGGCCCGGCAGGCTTTGGCATGGGGAGCCGCCGATGCCCGACGTCTGGCGCATCGCCAAGGGGCTGGTGGCCAACGCCGACCTGCTGATGGCGGTCGGCACGTCCTGCCTGACGCCGGCCGCCGCCGAGCTGTGCTACGAGGCCATGGCGAACGGCGCCGAACTCGTCCAGATCAACCCGAATCCGACCGCGCTGGACCGGGTGGCCAGCCACAACGTCAAGGGAGCCGCCGCGAAAGTCCTGCCCATGCTGCTGACCCGCGCATGGCCGGGAGAATAA
- a CDS encoding helix-turn-helix transcriptional regulator → MGKNQALIDNLLRILPYVEDEEADGMGIGMGMSEIREKLAALQRPVPDDKQIRRTLLKLDSVGSFGATRGKLWYRTIERTDFHIRNMNAHMAMAMCALKEVADRHLPTVVLDDLSATFEGARRYLEAHHAQPAIGPAHEWSRKILRIDGTHPTVLPKVSSEVYRQVSGALYYNRKLSFRNTPFGEKTPGERLYVMTPLALVDRAGVLYMVAWGARLPGRRFLFRMDRLSEVLMLDEGADPDPSFDLEEYVRREEALNFHPGDETRIKLFAAEPLAEDGRRRRHPLREFWLSADQSVQEGEEGFILTATVRPSVMLWQLLHGHASSIEVLEPEDIRERFVEEARQLARRYL, encoded by the coding sequence ATGGGAAAAAATCAAGCGCTGATCGACAATCTGCTGAGAATCCTGCCTTATGTAGAGGACGAAGAGGCCGACGGCATGGGCATAGGCATGGGCATGTCGGAAATACGCGAAAAACTGGCGGCGCTGCAAAGGCCGGTTCCCGACGACAAGCAGATCCGGCGCACCTTGCTCAAGCTCGACAGCGTGGGCAGTTTCGGCGCCACGCGCGGCAAGCTCTGGTATCGCACCATTGAGCGCACCGATTTTCATATCCGGAACATGAATGCGCACATGGCGATGGCGATGTGCGCGCTCAAGGAGGTGGCGGACCGTCACCTGCCCACCGTCGTGCTGGATGACCTGTCGGCCACGTTCGAAGGAGCGCGCCGCTATCTGGAAGCGCACCACGCGCAACCCGCGATAGGCCCGGCGCATGAATGGTCCCGCAAGATCCTGCGCATCGACGGCACCCATCCCACCGTGCTGCCGAAGGTGTCGTCCGAGGTCTATCGGCAGGTCAGCGGTGCGCTGTACTACAACCGCAAACTGTCGTTTCGCAACACGCCGTTCGGCGAGAAGACGCCGGGGGAACGCCTTTATGTGATGACGCCCCTGGCGCTGGTGGACCGGGCCGGCGTGCTGTACATGGTGGCATGGGGCGCGCGCCTGCCGGGCAGGCGCTTCCTGTTCCGCATGGACCGGCTGTCCGAGGTCCTGATGTTGGACGAAGGGGCGGATCCGGATCCCTCTTTCGATCTGGAGGAATATGTGCGGCGCGAGGAAGCCTTGAATTTCCATCCTGGCGACGAAACCCGCATCAAGCTGTTTGCCGCGGAACCCCTGGCCGAGGACGGCCGGCGGCGGCGCCACCCGCTGCGCGAGTTCTGGCTGTCGGCGGACCAGAGCGTCCAGGAGGGCGAGGAGGGTTTTATCCTGACGGCCACCGTCCGGCCGTCCGTGATGCTGTGGCAGCTGCTGCACGGGCACGCTTCCTCTATCGAAGTGCTGGAGCCCGAGGACATCCGGGAACGCTTCGTGGAAGAGGCGCGGCAGCTTGCCCGGCGCTATCTGTAG
- a CDS encoding EAL domain-containing protein encodes MMSALGFLAGVLAGRQIELNQVDDKLAGHNSRLLAHALRVSHESQRLMAAATHAAALCSESDVATLRVLLFNSTFFRDIGRIQDGMLMCSAAWGELPDGYQLPPAAFSLRDGLQVWVGEANIVDRRITGDMAAYGDVVVFAAPGAFDGFPEPGSGIDAKLVTRDGAHVFRRFGRTHDLELPSQDGRSGASLASERRAWACTPDTEPDLCVVSRVRSDAWFGLPAMVLSVVGALALAFLAGLCVMWRLHAGSAKTELRKAILGGDIQVHYQPLRQLATRRLAGFEALARWRSRGGQDVSPSIFVPLAEAMGLGRDLSRQVTSQALRDLHGRLRENPALYVSINVSAADLKDAEYRNFLMDAVSERGLSPTNVALEITEDTPLSDGHVLAMVKVLRAAGFKVFIDDFGTGHSNLNYLAEMQADAIKLDRRFTRAIGAEEAGALIIDHVIDISRELRISLIIEGIETEEQALYLLARQPAAIGQGWLLGRPVPIGDIALD; translated from the coding sequence ATGATGTCGGCGTTGGGGTTCCTGGCGGGCGTGCTGGCCGGGCGCCAGATCGAGCTCAACCAGGTCGACGACAAGCTTGCCGGGCACAATTCCCGGCTGCTGGCCCACGCGCTGCGGGTATCCCACGAAAGCCAGCGGCTGATGGCCGCGGCGACGCACGCGGCCGCGCTGTGCTCGGAGTCGGATGTGGCCACCCTGCGGGTGCTGCTCTTCAATTCCACCTTCTTCAGGGATATCGGCCGCATCCAGGACGGCATGCTGATGTGCTCCGCGGCCTGGGGTGAACTGCCGGATGGGTATCAATTGCCCCCGGCGGCGTTCAGCCTGCGCGACGGCCTCCAGGTATGGGTGGGCGAGGCCAATATCGTGGACCGCCGGATCACCGGAGACATGGCGGCGTACGGCGACGTCGTGGTATTTGCCGCGCCGGGGGCCTTCGACGGTTTTCCGGAGCCGGGTTCCGGCATCGACGCCAAGCTCGTGACGCGCGACGGCGCTCACGTGTTCCGGCGCTTCGGCCGGACGCATGATTTGGAGCTGCCATCGCAAGACGGACGCTCCGGCGCCAGCCTGGCGTCCGAACGGCGGGCGTGGGCGTGTACGCCCGATACGGAACCGGACCTGTGCGTGGTGTCGCGTGTCAGGTCCGATGCCTGGTTCGGGCTGCCCGCGATGGTGCTGTCGGTGGTGGGCGCCTTGGCCCTGGCTTTTCTGGCGGGCCTGTGCGTCATGTGGCGCCTGCACGCCGGCAGCGCCAAGACCGAATTGCGCAAGGCCATTCTCGGTGGCGACATACAGGTCCATTACCAGCCCTTGCGCCAGCTTGCGACGCGCCGGCTGGCGGGCTTTGAAGCCCTGGCCCGCTGGCGGTCCCGCGGCGGCCAGGACGTGTCGCCCAGCATCTTCGTGCCGCTGGCCGAGGCGATGGGGCTGGGTCGCGACCTGTCGCGCCAGGTGACCTCGCAGGCCCTGCGCGACCTGCACGGCCGGTTGCGGGAGAATCCTGCGCTTTACGTCAGCATCAATGTGTCGGCGGCTGACCTGAAGGATGCGGAGTACAGGAATTTCCTGATGGACGCCGTCAGCGAACGGGGCCTGTCGCCCACCAACGTTGCGCTGGAAATCACCGAGGACACGCCCTTGTCCGATGGCCATGTCCTGGCTATGGTCAAGGTGCTGCGCGCCGCGGGGTTCAAGGTGTTCATCGACGATTTCGGCACCGGTCATTCAAACCTGAACTACCTGGCCGAAATGCAGGCCGACGCGATCAAGCTGGACCGCCGATTCACGCGCGCCATCGGCGCCGAAGAGGCCGGCGCGCTCATCATTGATCATGTCATTGATATCTCTCGCGAACTGCGCATCAGCCTGATCATCGAGGGCATAGAAACCGAGGAGCAGGCCCTGTACCTGCTGGCCCGCCAGCCCGCCGCCATTGGCCAGGGCTGGCTGCTGGGGCGGCCGGTGCCCATCGGCGATATCGCGCTGGATTAA
- a CDS encoding ornithine cyclodeaminase, which translates to MTTLLTTSDVATIVALQGPRKACTDLLDYVLADFLRWQEFDKCARVASHSSTGVIELMPTADNELYSFKFVNGHPDNPLAGLSTVMAFGALARVSTGEPLLISELTLTTALRTAVTSALAARALARPDSRTMALIGNGAQAEFQALAFHYILGVDTLHVYDVDQDATRKLESNLASVPGLRIVRFDDAASAVKGVDIVTTVTADKAYATILTGDMIEPGMHINALGGDCPGKTELHADVLRAGPVFVEYEPQTRIEGDLQQMPADFPVTELWRVLTGQAAGRRSAGEVTIFDSVGFALEDFSALRWLRDCAAAHGIGTRIEVAPALQDPKDLFNVVRTAQTGRHALVQK; encoded by the coding sequence TTGACGACACTGCTGACGACTTCGGACGTGGCGACCATCGTGGCCTTGCAGGGGCCGCGCAAGGCCTGCACCGACCTGCTGGACTATGTGCTGGCCGACTTTCTGCGATGGCAGGAATTCGACAAGTGCGCACGCGTAGCCAGCCATTCCTCCACCGGCGTCATCGAACTGATGCCCACCGCCGACAACGAGCTCTACAGCTTCAAGTTCGTCAACGGCCACCCCGATAACCCGCTGGCCGGCCTTTCCACCGTGATGGCTTTCGGCGCCCTGGCGCGGGTCAGCACCGGCGAACCGCTGCTGATCAGCGAGCTGACGCTGACGACCGCGCTGCGCACCGCCGTGACCTCCGCGCTGGCCGCGCGCGCCCTTGCCCGTCCCGATTCGCGCACCATGGCGCTTATCGGCAACGGCGCCCAGGCCGAGTTCCAGGCGCTGGCCTTTCACTACATTCTCGGCGTCGATACCCTGCACGTCTACGACGTGGATCAGGATGCGACCCGCAAGCTGGAAAGCAACCTGGCGTCCGTGCCGGGCTTGCGCATCGTGCGCTTTGACGACGCCGCCAGCGCCGTCAAGGGCGTGGACATCGTCACCACGGTCACGGCCGACAAGGCCTACGCCACCATCCTGACCGGCGACATGATCGAGCCGGGGATGCACATCAACGCGCTGGGCGGCGATTGCCCGGGCAAGACCGAACTGCATGCCGACGTGTTGCGGGCGGGTCCGGTGTTTGTGGAATATGAGCCGCAGACGCGGATCGAAGGCGACCTGCAGCAGATGCCGGCCGACTTCCCGGTCACCGAGCTGTGGCGCGTCCTGACGGGCCAGGCCGCGGGACGCCGGAGCGCGGGCGAAGTGACGATCTTCGATTCGGTGGGCTTTGCGCTGGAAGATTTTTCGGCCTTGCGCTGGTTGCGCGATTGCGCGGCCGCGCACGGCATCGGCACCCGCATCGAAGTGGCGCCGGCATTGCAGGACCCGAAGGATCTGTTCAATGTGGTGCGCACCGCCCAGACCGGTCGGCACGCCCTGGTTCAGAAATAG
- a CDS encoding Lrp/AsnC family transcriptional regulator, producing the protein MDTLDQNLLGLLRANARLSVATLAKKLDVSRGTIDNRIQKLEERGIIVGYTVRLRPDVETDDIVAWMSIAVEGHETRKIVNLLMGEPSVAGLHDTNGRWDLLAELRVPTIEQLSEVLDRLRTLKGISATETSIHLKTFKAF; encoded by the coding sequence ATGGATACGCTAGATCAGAACCTGCTCGGTCTGTTGCGCGCCAACGCCCGCCTCTCGGTTGCCACGCTGGCAAAAAAACTGGACGTCTCGCGCGGCACCATCGATAACCGCATCCAGAAGCTGGAAGAGCGGGGCATCATCGTCGGCTACACCGTGCGCCTGCGCCCGGACGTCGAGACCGACGACATCGTCGCCTGGATGAGCATCGCCGTCGAAGGCCACGAGACCCGCAAGATCGTCAACCTGCTGATGGGCGAGCCCAGCGTGGCGGGCTTGCACGACACCAACGGCCGCTGGGACCTGCTGGCCGAATTGCGCGTTCCCACCATTGAACAGCTGTCCGAAGTGCTGGACCGGCTGCGCACGCTCAAGGGAATTTCAGCCACCGAAACCAGCATCCACCTGAAGACCTTCAAGGCCTTCTGA
- the hydA gene encoding dihydropyrimidinase — MTDFDLTLHNGRIVTADADFVGDIGIVDGVIAAVAAKLPPGRRAIDATGRLVMPGGIDSHCHVEQLSSMGVLCADDWHSASVSAAYGGNTTIVPFAAQHRGQSLRQVADAYAASAAEKSVIDYSYHLIISDPTPETLNRDLPELIRAGITSFKVFMTYDKLKLDDKQLLDVFAIAAREGALPMIHAENNDVISWIARHLLAAGHTAPKYHAVSHDPIAETEATQRAISLAAVLEVPVLIVHVSTQGGAQAIHAAQTLGAPVYGETCPHYLLLTAEDIDIPGVEGAKFCCSPPPRDPVSQQALWQSLDSGTLALLSSDHAPYRYDESGKLPAGDATTFKQIANGLPGLEVRMPLLYSEGVRTGRLTLQQFVALTSTNHARMYGLYPKKGTLSVGADADIAIWDPERVVTLRADSLHDAVGYTPYEGRQVTGWPTTVISRGEVIIDDGALSAERGRGRFIARGLPAPLQKAREISPRAALLRKIFPNVIEP; from the coding sequence ATGACAGACTTCGACCTGACCCTGCACAACGGCCGCATTGTCACGGCCGATGCCGATTTCGTCGGCGACATCGGCATCGTGGACGGCGTCATCGCCGCGGTTGCGGCCAAACTGCCGCCAGGCAGGCGCGCCATCGACGCCACCGGCCGGCTGGTCATGCCCGGCGGCATCGACAGCCACTGCCACGTCGAACAACTGTCCAGCATGGGCGTGCTGTGCGCGGACGACTGGCACAGCGCATCGGTATCGGCGGCTTATGGCGGCAACACCACCATCGTGCCGTTCGCGGCCCAGCACCGCGGGCAGTCCCTGCGCCAGGTGGCCGACGCCTATGCCGCCTCGGCCGCCGAGAAGTCCGTGATCGACTACAGCTACCACCTGATCATCTCGGACCCGACACCGGAAACGCTGAACCGCGACCTGCCGGAACTGATCCGCGCCGGCATCACGTCGTTCAAGGTCTTCATGACCTACGACAAGCTCAAGCTCGACGACAAGCAGTTGCTGGACGTGTTCGCCATCGCCGCGCGCGAGGGCGCGCTGCCCATGATCCACGCCGAGAACAACGACGTGATCAGCTGGATCGCGCGCCACCTGCTGGCCGCCGGCCACACCGCGCCGAAATACCACGCCGTCAGCCATGACCCCATCGCCGAAACAGAAGCCACGCAACGCGCCATCAGCCTGGCCGCGGTGCTGGAGGTGCCGGTACTGATCGTGCACGTTTCCACCCAGGGCGGCGCGCAGGCGATCCATGCCGCGCAGACGCTGGGCGCGCCCGTGTATGGCGAGACCTGCCCGCATTACCTGCTGCTGACCGCCGAGGACATCGACATTCCCGGCGTCGAAGGCGCCAAGTTCTGCTGCAGCCCGCCGCCGCGCGATCCGGTGTCGCAACAGGCCCTGTGGCAAAGCCTGGACAGCGGCACGCTGGCGCTGCTGTCCTCCGACCATGCGCCTTATCGCTACGACGAATCCGGCAAGCTGCCCGCGGGCGACGCCACTACCTTCAAGCAGATCGCCAACGGCCTGCCCGGCCTGGAAGTGCGCATGCCGCTGCTGTACTCGGAAGGCGTGCGCACCGGCCGCCTGACCCTGCAGCAGTTTGTCGCGCTGACATCGACCAATCACGCCCGCATGTACGGCCTGTACCCGAAGAAGGGCACCCTGTCCGTGGGCGCCGACGCCGACATCGCCATCTGGGATCCGGAACGCGTCGTGACCCTGCGCGCGGACAGCCTGCACGACGCCGTGGGCTACACGCCGTACGAAGGCCGCCAGGTCACGGGCTGGCCCACCACCGTGATCAGCCGCGGCGAAGTGATCATCGACGACGGCGCGCTCAGCGCCGAACGCGGCCGGGGCAGATTCATTGCCCGCGGCCTGCCGGCCCCGCTGCAGAAGGCGCGCGAGATCAGCCCCCGCGCCGCCTTGCTGCGCAAGATTTTTCCGAACGTGATCGAGCCGTGA
- a CDS encoding N-carbamoyl-D-amino-acid hydrolase: MGLAVAQMGAVNLADTRAVVVRRLVEMMREAAARKAEFVVFPELALTTFFPRYWMEDAEAVERYFEKTMPNADVQPLFDTARELGIGFYLGYAELTPEGRQFNTAILVDRTARIIGKYRKIHLPGHSDHKVDAPFQHLEKKFFEVGDLGFGVWETNDVKIGMCLCNDRRWPETYRVMSLQSAELIVLGYNTPSLNIHWDEPAHLRTTTHEIVLQASAYQNAVWVGAAAKCGHEDGHHMIGSSMIVAPSGEIVARASGEEDEVITANIDLGMGQTFRDHVFNFAKHRSPHHYKLIIERTGAGEPLPVPEVV, from the coding sequence ATGGGCCTGGCCGTCGCCCAGATGGGCGCCGTCAATCTTGCCGACACCCGCGCGGTGGTCGTGCGCCGCCTGGTCGAGATGATGCGCGAGGCTGCCGCGCGCAAGGCGGAGTTCGTCGTGTTTCCCGAACTGGCGCTGACGACGTTCTTTCCGCGCTACTGGATGGAAGACGCCGAGGCCGTGGAGCGCTACTTCGAGAAGACCATGCCCAACGCCGACGTGCAGCCCCTGTTCGATACGGCGCGCGAGCTGGGCATCGGCTTCTATCTGGGCTATGCCGAACTGACGCCGGAAGGCCGCCAGTTCAACACCGCCATCCTGGTGGATCGCACCGCCAGGATCATCGGCAAGTACCGCAAGATCCACCTGCCGGGCCACTCGGACCACAAGGTCGACGCACCCTTCCAGCATCTGGAGAAGAAGTTCTTCGAGGTGGGCGACCTGGGCTTCGGCGTCTGGGAAACCAACGACGTCAAGATCGGCATGTGCCTGTGCAATGACCGGCGCTGGCCCGAGACCTATCGCGTCATGTCGCTGCAAAGCGCCGAACTGATCGTGCTGGGCTACAACACCCCGTCCTTGAACATCCACTGGGACGAGCCCGCGCACCTGCGCACCACGACACACGAGATCGTGCTGCAGGCCAGCGCCTACCAGAACGCGGTGTGGGTGGGCGCCGCCGCCAAGTGCGGCCATGAAGATGGCCATCACATGATCGGAAGCTCGATGATCGTGGCGCCCTCGGGCGAGATCGTGGCCCGTGCGAGCGGCGAAGAAGACGAAGTGATCACCGCGAACATCGACCTGGGCATGGGCCAGACCTTCCGCGACCACGTCTTCAACTTCGCCAAGCACCGCAGCCCGCACCACTACAAGCTCATCATCGAGCGCACCGGCGCCGGCGAGCCGCTGCCCGTGCCGGAAGTCGTCTAG
- a CDS encoding LysR family transcriptional regulator, which produces MSELPGKVRSGPLNLRQIEVFHAIMITGSLSAAGRLLHVTQPAISRVLASIELRLGYALFERFKGRLHPTKEARKLFQEVESIQAGVNRLNDMAAGMAGHGGGLVSVVSSPSFGEWLIPAATAKFCARNPGVRIRYRPLGMDALLPQLLLGHADIAISTFKPEHPNLITSELAQGEIVCVLPAGHRLARERVIEPAMLAGEMLVGYGRDTPLGETLFTYLSGLGREFHPAIEVRSSQTACSFVRQGVGVALVDSYGLTDTLMHGIVVRRIEPAIALSVHVSHSRVEPPPSIAKAFLTQFSQIVKKELPAMTQAIINRA; this is translated from the coding sequence ATGTCGGAATTACCCGGAAAGGTCCGGTCTGGGCCGTTGAACCTGCGGCAGATCGAGGTATTCCACGCCATCATGATCACGGGATCGCTCAGCGCCGCGGGCCGGCTGTTGCACGTCACGCAGCCCGCCATCAGCCGCGTGCTGGCGTCGATTGAACTGCGCCTGGGCTACGCGCTGTTTGAACGGTTCAAGGGCCGCCTGCATCCCACCAAGGAAGCGCGCAAACTGTTCCAGGAGGTGGAGTCCATTCAGGCCGGCGTCAACCGCCTGAATGACATGGCCGCCGGGATGGCGGGCCACGGCGGCGGCCTGGTCAGCGTGGTGTCCAGCCCCAGTTTCGGCGAATGGCTGATTCCGGCCGCCACCGCCAAGTTCTGCGCCCGCAATCCCGGCGTGCGCATCCGCTATCGGCCACTGGGCATGGATGCGCTGCTGCCCCAGCTGCTGCTGGGACACGCGGACATCGCCATCTCGACCTTCAAGCCCGAGCATCCCAACCTGATCACCAGCGAGCTGGCGCAAGGCGAGATCGTCTGCGTGCTGCCCGCCGGCCACCGCCTTGCCCGCGAACGCGTCATCGAACCGGCCATGCTGGCTGGCGAGATGCTGGTGGGCTACGGCCGCGATACGCCGCTGGGCGAAACCTTGTTCACCTACCTGTCCGGGCTGGGTCGGGAGTTCCATCCGGCCATCGAGGTGCGCTCGTCCCAGACGGCGTGCTCGTTCGTGCGCCAGGGCGTCGGTGTGGCCTTGGTGGACTCGTACGGCCTGACGGATACGCTGATGCACGGCATCGTGGTGCGGCGTATCGAGCCAGCGATTGCGCTGTCGGTGCACGTGTCTCATTCCAGGGTCGAACCTCCGCCTTCCATCGCCAAGGCCTTCCTGACGCAGTTTTCACAGATCGTCAAAAAGGAATTGCCCGCGATGACGCAGGCAATCATCAACCGCGCCTAG
- a CDS encoding aspartate/glutamate racemase family protein yields the protein MSTPRITLVNPNSLVKVTEAIERAVAPYARLPLEFRCLTSSEGPAGIQTQAEADASIAPMARLFLREAAATDAFVVACFSDPGLHGLRDLVAAPVLGIGECSVLTAMSIATRIGVIAIAGASIPRHLRYFRAMGVADRICGELALNMKVSDLADPQQAFLRMEEVGKTLRDAHGADVLIMGCAGMADLRERLEDACGLPVVEPTQAAVAMAAGRIFSRS from the coding sequence GTGTCTACTCCTCGCATCACCCTCGTAAACCCGAACTCGCTCGTCAAGGTCACTGAAGCGATCGAACGCGCGGTCGCGCCGTACGCGCGCCTGCCGCTGGAATTCCGTTGCCTGACCTCGTCCGAAGGGCCGGCCGGCATCCAGACGCAGGCGGAAGCCGACGCCAGCATCGCGCCCATGGCGCGACTCTTCCTGCGCGAAGCCGCGGCCACCGACGCGTTCGTGGTCGCCTGCTTCAGCGACCCCGGCCTGCATGGCCTGCGCGATCTGGTCGCGGCGCCCGTGCTGGGCATCGGCGAGTGTTCCGTGTTGACGGCCATGAGCATCGCCACGCGCATCGGCGTGATCGCCATCGCCGGCGCGTCCATACCGCGCCACCTGCGCTATTTCCGCGCAATGGGCGTGGCCGACCGCATCTGCGGCGAGCTGGCCCTGAACATGAAGGTGAGCGACCTGGCCGATCCGCAGCAGGCCTTCCTGCGCATGGAGGAAGTGGGCAAGACGCTGCGCGACGCGCATGGCGCCGACGTCCTGATCATGGGATGCGCCGGCATGGCCGACTTGCGCGAGAGGCTCGAAGATGCCTGCGGCCTGCCGGTAGTCGAACCGACGCAGGCCGCCGTGGCGATGGCGGCCGGCAGGATCTTCAGCCGCAGCTGA